One Beggiatoa leptomitoformis DNA segment encodes these proteins:
- the zipA gene encoding cell division protein ZipA: MINYDMLMNNWLIIVGIIVFLAGLIGLFLYLRHKNKSGYHAEKNIFASAESALFDDSDINTPHSTTTHNEATGLFQDGFETEQQAEADSATPTQPSELIIVLFVIAQHEIGFSGTDIFEVLQDLGLVHGKKRIFHHYGLGESKTQHPIFSIANIMEPGVFNPEEADTFHSQGLALFMQLPGPFGGRVAFELMMNTAQRIADTLSGIVENDRHQPVDASVINELRQKINQFEQR; the protein is encoded by the coding sequence ATGATAAATTATGATATGTTAATGAATAATTGGCTTATTATTGTAGGCATCATTGTTTTTTTGGCAGGACTAATAGGTCTTTTCTTATACCTTCGCCATAAAAATAAATCAGGGTATCATGCAGAAAAAAACATTTTTGCATCCGCCGAATCGGCTTTATTTGATGATTCTGATATAAACACACCGCATTCAACAACCACGCATAATGAAGCTACTGGATTATTTCAGGATGGCTTTGAAACAGAACAGCAGGCAGAAGCCGATTCCGCCACACCAACACAACCATCAGAATTAATTATTGTATTGTTTGTGATTGCGCAACATGAAATCGGTTTTTCAGGCACTGATATTTTTGAAGTGTTGCAGGATTTAGGGCTGGTACACGGTAAAAAACGGATTTTTCATCACTATGGCTTAGGCGAGTCAAAAACACAGCATCCTATTTTTAGCATTGCCAATATTATGGAACCCGGTGTTTTTAATCCAGAAGAAGCTGATACTTTTCATAGTCAAGGACTTGCGCTATTTATGCAATTGCCCGGCCCTTTTGGCGGACGTGTCGCGTTTGAACTGATGATGAATACAGCACAACGAATTGCCGATACCTTAAGTGGTATTGTTGAAAATGACCGACATCAACCTGTAGATGCGTCGGTTATTAATGAATTGCGCCAGAAAATTAATCAGTTTGAACAACGTTAA
- a CDS encoding FMN-binding glutamate synthase family protein: MAVNPRYLRESATFSQTILADIHRAAEQGTYSIRGLGAKRPLPSFDDLVFLGASMSRYPLEAYRERCDTHITLGTRHATKPIQLAIPITLASMSFGALGANAKQAIGLAASAMGTSTTTGEGGMIAEERAASTTLIYQISPSRYGINPDDLRRADAIEIVVDQGSKPGGGGILLGQKNTERVATMRDLPVGIDQHSACRHPDWTGSDDLEIKILELREITDWEKPIYIKIGATRVKYDVALAVKAGADVIVLDGMQAGTGATQQVFLENVGIPTLPAVRQAVETLQALDMHRKVQLIISGGIRNGADVAKAIALGADAVSIGTSALIALGCNKPVYLEDYQAMGTEAGYCHHCHTGHCPVGITTHRPELEARLDPQRGAKHLQNYLTTMVLDMQTLARACGKTHVLNLEPEDMVALTLEAAAMAKVPLAGTDWIPGVSPF; this comes from the coding sequence ATGGCTGTTAATCCCCGTTATTTACGCGAATCGGCTACTTTTTCTCAAACCATTTTGGCGGATATTCATCGTGCCGCTGAACAAGGCACTTATAGCATTCGAGGATTAGGGGCAAAACGTCCATTACCCTCTTTTGATGACTTGGTTTTTTTGGGGGCCTCTATGTCCCGTTATCCGTTAGAGGCCTATAGAGAACGTTGTGATACTCACATCACATTAGGTACACGTCATGCGACAAAACCGATTCAGTTAGCCATTCCTATCACCCTTGCAAGCATGAGCTTTGGCGCGTTAGGCGCAAATGCAAAACAAGCCATAGGATTAGCCGCTAGCGCAATGGGAACAAGTACAACAACGGGCGAAGGTGGGATGATTGCAGAAGAACGCGCCGCCTCAACAACGCTGATTTATCAAATTTCGCCCTCGCGTTATGGGATTAATCCTGATGATTTACGGCGTGCTGATGCGATTGAAATCGTTGTCGACCAAGGTTCTAAACCCGGTGGGGGTGGCATTTTATTAGGACAGAAAAATACAGAGCGTGTCGCAACCATGCGGGATTTACCCGTTGGTATTGATCAGCATAGTGCATGTCGACATCCTGATTGGACAGGGTCTGATGATTTAGAAATTAAGATTTTAGAATTGCGCGAAATCACCGATTGGGAAAAGCCAATTTATATCAAAATTGGTGCAACACGGGTGAAATATGATGTTGCTTTAGCGGTTAAAGCGGGTGCAGATGTGATTGTGTTAGACGGAATGCAGGCAGGGACGGGGGCAACACAACAGGTTTTTTTAGAAAACGTTGGTATTCCAACACTACCCGCTGTACGCCAAGCCGTTGAAACATTGCAAGCGTTGGATATGCACCGTAAAGTACAATTAATTATTTCTGGCGGTATTCGTAACGGTGCTGATGTCGCTAAAGCGATTGCCTTAGGTGCAGATGCGGTGTCGATTGGAACAAGTGCGTTAATCGCCCTAGGTTGCAATAAACCTGTATATTTAGAAGATTATCAGGCAATGGGAACAGAAGCAGGCTATTGTCATCATTGCCATACAGGACATTGTCCTGTTGGAATTACAACCCATCGTCCTGAATTAGAAGCCCGCTTAGACCCGCAACGTGGCGCAAAACACTTGCAAAACTATCTCACAACCATGGTGCTAGACATGCAAACCCTCGCACGCGCTTGTGGAAAGACGCATGTATTAAATTTAGAACCTGAAGATATGGTCGCGTTGACACTAGAAGCCGCTGCAATGGCTAAAGTTCCTCTTGCAGGTACAGATTGGATTCCGGGAGTAAGCCCGTTTTAA
- a CDS encoding ankyrin repeat domain-containing protein: protein MVLQTTTLEWLAQNAYDANDWTTVDEHGNNALAKAIMRDESAVAYDLLALNAIDLNHKNNDGNNALWFACFRNNISMIDALVKAGVEINNQNATGVSCLMYASSASKTDVVKSLLAHGADYRLKNQDDSTALDFVGNVEILRLLKPLFAVNKG, encoded by the coding sequence ATGGTTTTACAAACAACAACCCTTGAATGGCTCGCACAAAATGCGTATGACGCAAATGATTGGACGACAGTGGACGAACATGGCAATAATGCTTTAGCAAAAGCAATTATGCGTGATGAATCTGCCGTTGCTTATGATTTATTAGCGTTAAATGCCATTGATTTAAACCATAAAAATAATGATGGGAATAATGCCTTATGGTTTGCCTGTTTTCGCAACAATATTTCCATGATAGATGCCTTAGTCAAAGCGGGCGTTGAGATTAATAACCAAAATGCAACAGGGGTGAGCTGTTTGATGTATGCCTCATCCGCCAGCAAAACAGACGTTGTTAAATCTTTGTTGGCACACGGTGCGGATTATCGCTTAAAAAACCAAGATGATTCTACTGCGTTAGATTTTGTAGGCAATGTGGAAATTTTACGGTTGTTAAAACCCTTATTTGCTGTAAATAAGGGATAA
- the recC gene encoding exodeoxyribonuclease V subunit gamma: MLHIYTSNQLECLRDELVHLLQTPLENPLEKETIIVQSKGMERWLSMQLAEQTGVWANADFPFPDKMLWRIFRRAIRELPDVSKFERGVMTWTLLTILPDLLTKPEFSELNHYLQGEIHSLKAYQLANRIADTFDQYVVFRPLMIADWENGKLSPHWTKNDPTEPWQAILWRALIAKHGKQHRAAVRASFFQQLNSQLSTRLPKRLAIFGIAALPPFFLDVLVQLGAFLEVHIFLLNPCREYWGHIVSDTEIARKTVLFRGKVVAPESLYLEKGNSLLASWGRLGREFIDSLNDYYYENYDKFIDPVENNPCPTLLAYLQSDILNLVDRGEIQQITHQKITLEKLDSSLQIHACHSLMREVEILHDRLLALFEADNTLQARDILVMMPDIEAYTPYIQAVFATAPTERYIPYSLADRQLRGESALVDSFLAILELQHSRFSSSDVLRLLETPTIQARFSLEENDVERIRNWIEKTGIRWGIDGYNRASLELPDLAENTWRAGLDRLLLGYALPKLPMATLDAQECLFAGILPYDEVEGSDALILGKLLDFSEKLFTAIDGLKQARLADDWVVFLNNVLDTFLQTNDDNEAEAQAIRNSLEKLRDSTQLAEFNQVISFEVVFAFLHNLLNVEPQATHFLTGQVTFCAMLPMRSIPFKVVCLLGMNDKDFPRLDKPLSFDLLVKNPQRGDRSRRGNDRYLFLEALLSARSCFYVSYIGKSAYDNTEMPPSVLVSELLDYLDKAFIPPVIEPVLSQQLVIHHPLQGFSPRYFSTENPFLFSYAQAYCDASHVLQQAHQEPMAFIKQWLPSPPDELLDISLRDFVEFFIHPTKFLLRKRLGIYLETGIGGLAEVEPFQLTGLEGYSFNQSLIERTLAGQALEDYFPIAKAGGQLPHGEIGDCVYQQLTDEINNFAHKVKGFTEKNQRIAPVFIDLKVGRLRITGNIDHLWSQHLIHYRYATLKAKDHLRIWIAHLCLNTLADKKTPKSSHLLGKTDIYHYAPLSNAFILLEELAELYYQGLQNPLHFFPESAFSFVEKGRKVEPFNESEGFKAAHGKWKGSDYSKDNQPQGEKEDDYYQLCFRGKQHNPLDSAFADVAKRIYLPLMQIMTKA, from the coding sequence ATGCTCCACATTTACACCAGCAACCAACTTGAATGCCTTCGGGACGAATTAGTTCATCTACTACAAACGCCGCTAGAAAATCCCCTAGAAAAAGAAACAATTATAGTACAAAGTAAAGGAATGGAACGCTGGTTATCAATGCAACTAGCCGAACAGACAGGCGTATGGGCTAATGCAGATTTCCCCTTTCCTGACAAAATGTTATGGCGTATTTTTCGCCGTGCGATTCGTGAATTGCCTGATGTCTCCAAATTTGAACGTGGGGTTATGACATGGACATTATTAACTATTTTGCCCGATTTACTCACTAAACCAGAATTCAGCGAATTAAACCACTATTTACAAGGGGAAATCCATAGTTTAAAAGCCTATCAACTCGCCAATCGAATTGCAGATACGTTTGACCAATACGTTGTTTTTCGTCCGCTCATGATTGCCGACTGGGAAAATGGCAAATTATCGCCACATTGGACAAAAAACGACCCCACAGAACCGTGGCAAGCCATACTATGGCGGGCTTTAATCGCTAAACATGGTAAACAACACCGTGCTGCTGTACGCGCCAGTTTTTTTCAACAGCTTAATTCACAACTCAGTACCCGCTTGCCTAAACGCCTTGCTATTTTTGGAATTGCTGCCCTTCCGCCTTTTTTTCTGGATGTATTAGTCCAACTCGGGGCGTTTTTAGAGGTGCATATTTTTTTATTAAACCCTTGTCGAGAATATTGGGGGCATATTGTTTCTGATACAGAAATTGCCAGAAAAACCGTGTTATTTCGTGGAAAAGTAGTTGCACCCGAAAGTCTATATTTAGAAAAAGGCAATAGTTTACTGGCTTCTTGGGGACGACTTGGACGAGAGTTTATTGATTCTTTAAATGATTATTACTATGAAAATTATGATAAATTTATTGACCCTGTAGAAAATAACCCATGCCCAACATTATTAGCTTATTTACAATCAGATATTTTAAATTTAGTTGATAGGGGCGAAATTCAACAAATCACACACCAAAAAATTACCCTAGAAAAATTAGATAGTTCACTACAAATTCACGCTTGCCATAGTTTAATGCGAGAAGTAGAAATTTTACATGACCGACTGTTAGCCCTATTTGAAGCAGATAATACGTTACAGGCACGTGATATTCTCGTCATGATGCCCGATATTGAAGCCTATACGCCCTATATTCAAGCTGTTTTTGCCACCGCGCCTACAGAGCGGTATATCCCTTATAGTTTGGCAGATAGACAGCTACGCGGCGAAAGTGCTTTAGTTGACAGCTTTTTAGCAATTCTTGAATTACAGCATAGCCGTTTTAGCAGTAGCGATGTACTACGGTTATTAGAAACGCCTACGATACAAGCACGTTTTAGCCTAGAAGAAAATGATGTAGAACGCATACGCAACTGGATTGAAAAAACAGGGATTCGTTGGGGAATTGATGGCTATAACCGTGCTTCTTTAGAACTACCTGATTTAGCAGAAAATACATGGCGCGCAGGGTTAGACCGTTTATTATTAGGCTATGCGCTACCCAAATTGCCGATGGCAACACTTGATGCACAAGAATGCCTATTTGCAGGTATCTTACCGTATGATGAAGTTGAAGGCAGTGACGCTTTAATTTTAGGAAAACTACTTGATTTTAGTGAAAAATTATTTACGGCTATTGACGGTTTAAAACAAGCTCGGCTAGCAGACGATTGGGTAGTTTTTTTAAATAATGTCTTAGATACTTTTCTGCAAACAAATGATGATAATGAAGCTGAAGCACAAGCTATCCGTAATAGTTTAGAAAAACTGCGCGATAGCACACAATTAGCAGAGTTTAATCAAGTAATTAGCTTTGAAGTTGTTTTTGCATTTTTACATAATTTACTGAATGTTGAGCCACAAGCCACGCATTTTTTAACAGGGCAAGTCACTTTTTGCGCCATGCTACCGATGCGTAGTATTCCTTTTAAAGTTGTGTGTTTATTAGGAATGAATGATAAAGATTTTCCACGCTTGGACAAACCATTAAGTTTTGATTTACTGGTAAAAAATCCTCAACGAGGCGACCGTTCTCGACGTGGTAATGACCGTTATTTATTTTTAGAAGCCTTGCTATCAGCAAGAAGCTGTTTTTACGTCAGTTATATTGGAAAAAGTGCCTACGATAATACAGAAATGCCGCCGTCGGTCTTAGTCAGTGAATTATTGGATTATTTAGATAAAGCCTTTATTCCACCCGTCATAGAACCTGTTTTATCACAACAATTAGTTATTCATCATCCCTTACAAGGATTTAGTCCGCGCTATTTTTCTACGGAAAATCCTTTTTTATTCAGCTATGCACAAGCCTATTGCGACGCAAGCCATGTATTGCAACAAGCACATCAAGAACCAATGGCATTTATTAAGCAATGGTTGCCATCTCCGCCTGATGAATTATTGGATATTAGCCTGCGTGATTTTGTTGAGTTTTTTATCCATCCAACGAAGTTTTTATTACGAAAACGCTTAGGTATCTATTTAGAAACAGGGATTGGTGGATTAGCCGAAGTTGAACCGTTTCAGCTAACAGGTTTAGAGGGATATAGCTTTAATCAATCGTTGATAGAGCGCACCTTAGCAGGGCAAGCCTTAGAGGATTATTTTCCTATCGCAAAAGCGGGTGGACAGTTGCCACATGGTGAAATAGGCGATTGTGTTTATCAGCAATTAACTGATGAAATTAACAATTTTGCGCATAAAGTGAAAGGCTTTACGGAGAAAAATCAACGAATAGCACCTGTTTTTATCGATTTAAAAGTAGGACGATTACGGATTACAGGCAATATTGACCATTTATGGAGTCAACATTTAATTCATTATCGTTATGCAACGTTGAAGGCAAAAGACCATTTGCGCATTTGGATTGCACATCTTTGTTTAAATACGCTAGCAGATAAGAAAACACCAAAAAGTAGCCATTTATTGGGTAAAACAGATATTTATCATTATGCACCATTGAGTAATGCCTTTATTTTACTAGAAGAATTGGCAGAGCTGTATTATCAAGGTTTACAAAACCCCTTACATTTCTTTCCTGAAAGCGCGTTTTCTTTTGTAGAAAAAGGAAGAAAAGTAGAGCCTTTTAACGAAAGTGAGGGGTTTAAAGCGGCTCATGGGAAATGGAAAGGCAGTGATTATTCTAAAGATAATCAACCACAAGGGGAAAAAGAAGACGACTATTATCAATTGTGTTTTCGGGGTAAACAACACAATCCATTAGACAGCGCATTTGCTGATGTTGCTAAACGAATTTATCTCCCTTTAATGCAAATAATGACAAAAGCTTAA
- a CDS encoding NUDIX hydrolase: MKYCSQCGATVEWKIPDGDNFPRFVCNQCKTIHYQNPKIVTGCVVEHENKILLCKRAIEPRYGLWTLPAGFMENKEAVEQAAIRETWEEAHAKVTPPTLYAVFSLSHISQVYIMFRAHLAEPSFSAGVESLEVRLFDETEIPWDVLAFPIVRQTLLRYFQERKTGNFSVHVEDIAPITS; this comes from the coding sequence ATGAAATATTGCAGTCAATGTGGTGCAACGGTTGAATGGAAAATTCCTGACGGTGATAACTTTCCGCGTTTTGTGTGTAATCAGTGTAAAACTATCCATTATCAGAATCCAAAAATCGTGACAGGTTGCGTCGTTGAACACGAAAATAAAATTTTATTGTGCAAACGCGCAATAGAACCCCGTTATGGATTATGGACGTTACCCGCAGGTTTTATGGAGAATAAAGAAGCCGTTGAACAAGCCGCTATTCGAGAAACATGGGAAGAAGCACATGCGAAGGTGACACCACCAACGTTGTATGCAGTCTTTAGTTTGTCCCACATTAGTCAGGTTTATATTATGTTTCGGGCGCATTTAGCCGAACCCAGTTTTTCCGCAGGGGTGGAGAGTTTAGAGGTGCGTTTGTTTGATGAAACAGAAATTCCTTGGGATGTTTTAGCATTTCCAATTGTGCGTCAGACTTTACTGCGTTATTTCCAAGAGCGAAAAACGGGTAATTTTTCTGTGCATGTTGAGGATATTGCACCGATAACCAGTTGA
- the glp gene encoding gephyrin-like molybdotransferase Glp yields the protein MSLKPPTCLDDYDTEAITVDEALIRIQQTLQPIQGIEQIPIRNALGRVLADAIYSPINVPAYPNSAMDGYAVRGTDLPVVGVSRLQVIGHAFAGHPFTQAVQAGQCVRIFTGGVLPEGTDTVIMQEHVNVDNDYIQLYTGENRAGQFVCHVGEDVKIGQRIFNKGRLLTAADIGLLASLGVPEVQVIRRLRVCFFSTGDELCALGEPLQTGQIYDSNRYTLYSLLTKLGLNIIDLGIIRDTPEAIEQAFLHAVQQSDVIITSGGVSVGEADFIVETLQRIGKINFWKVAMKPGRPLTFGKIQQAVFFGLPGNPVSVMVGFYEFIQPALWQLMGTSPPLRLRLTVPCITHLKKLAGRAEFQRGILEYDAQGRLQVRSTGKQNSNILSSMSQANCLIVLPMECTEVPVGSNVVVELLG from the coding sequence ATGAGCTTAAAACCACCTACTTGTTTAGATGATTACGATACTGAGGCGATTACCGTTGATGAAGCCTTAATCCGCATTCAACAGACATTACAACCCATTCAGGGAATTGAACAAATACCCATTCGTAATGCACTAGGTCGAGTTTTAGCCGATGCCATTTACTCGCCTATCAATGTTCCCGCTTACCCCAATTCGGCAATGGATGGTTATGCTGTGCGTGGCACAGATTTGCCTGTTGTTGGTGTTTCTCGTTTACAGGTTATTGGTCATGCTTTTGCGGGACACCCGTTTACACAAGCGGTACAGGCTGGACAATGTGTTCGTATTTTCACGGGTGGCGTGTTGCCTGAAGGCACTGATACGGTGATTATGCAGGAGCATGTCAATGTAGATAATGATTATATTCAACTTTATACGGGCGAAAATCGTGCAGGACAGTTTGTCTGTCATGTCGGCGAAGATGTAAAAATCGGACAGCGTATATTCAATAAAGGGCGATTATTAACAGCGGCAGACATTGGTTTACTTGCCTCGCTGGGCGTGCCTGAGGTGCAGGTTATTCGCCGTTTACGAGTTTGTTTTTTTTCTACAGGTGATGAGTTATGCGCATTAGGCGAGCCATTACAAACAGGGCAAATTTATGATAGTAACCGCTACACCTTATATAGTTTATTAACGAAGTTAGGGTTAAATATTATTGATTTAGGAATTATCCGCGACACGCCTGAAGCTATTGAACAAGCCTTTTTACACGCGGTGCAACAAAGCGACGTTATTATTACATCGGGCGGGGTATCCGTTGGCGAGGCTGATTTTATTGTTGAAACCTTACAACGGATTGGAAAAATTAATTTCTGGAAGGTTGCCATGAAACCGGGTCGCCCCTTAACTTTTGGCAAAATTCAGCAGGCGGTATTTTTTGGATTACCGGGTAATCCTGTCTCCGTGATGGTGGGATTTTATGAGTTTATTCAACCTGCGTTATGGCAATTGATGGGAACATCTCCCCCATTGCGTTTGCGTCTCACCGTTCCTTGTATCACGCACTTAAAAAAATTAGCAGGGCGCGCAGAATTTCAACGGGGAATTTTAGAATATGACGCACAAGGGCGGTTGCAAGTGCGTTCTACAGGCAAACAAAACTCAAATATTCTCAGTTCCATGAGTCAGGCGAATTGTTTGATTGTTCTTCCTATGGAATGTACAGAAGTACCTGTGGGTAGTAACGTGGTTGTTGAGCTGCTCGGCTAA
- a CDS encoding transposase, which yields MTLYKQANKLIIFIIMMDNATFHKRSDIQQAILAAEYLLKLPPYSPDLNPT from the coding sequence ATAACACTTTATAAACAAGCTAATAAACTAATTATTTTTATTATTATGATGGATAACGCCACTTTCCATAAACGTAGCGATATTCAGCAGGCTATTTTAGCGGCTGAATATCTCTTAAAGTTACCGCCTTATTCTCCTGATTTAAATCCTACATAA
- a CDS encoding SUMF1/EgtB/PvdO family nonheme iron enzyme, giving the protein MKSRDLWRLFSICGLLLYASLASAGLRFALIIGNSAYPPKQLGINDLGTLNNPRNDATDMAALLQQFGFILVDDKGQNRPLIDANKQQMDGAIDKFIAVLQKNPDAEAWFYYSGHGIYLKDVNRPSESANYLLPIGNKYQASNPAFIKYNAVNAHLLKERLENTPLKNRLIILDTCRDRLELSGNKGYSGGEEFRPMTPNLGLLVVYATLHSYSSFENEKERNSRFTEFLLSSLKRNSNQDIYKIIGETISGVLSSNSTLPSEKRQVPSVEGILNGSFCLGECFPVPIPATPAPVIPERLPKTITNSLGMELVLIPAGSFMMGSNEGKADEYPMHEVKIDKPFYMGKYEVTVGEFRAFIAEKGYKTENDCYSWMKSYLEQEGEYNWKQVGFKQEENHPVVCVSWNDAVAYTKWLSQKTKKVYRLPTEAEWEYVARGEGSGKWHFGNDESQLTYYAWYEDNSGKQTHGVGQKRPNEYGLYDMLGNVWEWTCSDYGEYEDKNKLELACSKNKNENKSLRGGSWYFNSTFTHYANRFYYTPLDRNNDLGFRVVRLFP; this is encoded by the coding sequence ATGAAATCACGTGATTTATGGCGTTTATTCAGTATTTGTGGGCTTTTATTGTATGCGTCGTTAGCATCTGCGGGATTACGATTTGCGTTAATTATCGGTAACAGTGCTTATCCGCCTAAGCAGTTAGGCATTAATGATTTAGGGACATTAAATAATCCACGAAATGATGCTACAGATATGGCGGCGTTGTTACAGCAGTTTGGTTTTATATTGGTTGATGATAAAGGACAAAATCGCCCTTTAATTGATGCGAATAAGCAACAGATGGATGGTGCAATTGATAAATTTATCGCTGTCTTGCAGAAAAATCCTGATGCAGAGGCATGGTTTTATTACTCGGGGCATGGTATTTATCTAAAAGATGTTAATCGTCCTTCAGAAAGTGCTAATTATTTATTACCAATAGGGAATAAATATCAAGCGAGTAATCCTGCTTTTATTAAATACAATGCAGTTAACGCACATTTATTGAAAGAACGGTTAGAAAATACCCCTTTAAAAAATCGCCTAATAATTTTGGATACTTGTCGAGACAGATTGGAGTTATCAGGCAATAAAGGTTATTCAGGCGGGGAAGAGTTTCGTCCGATGACACCTAATTTAGGGTTATTGGTGGTTTATGCGACGTTACATAGTTATTCTTCTTTCGAAAATGAGAAAGAGCGGAATAGTCGATTTACCGAATTTTTATTATCTTCATTAAAAAGAAATAGTAATCAGGATATTTATAAAATAATTGGCGAGACTATTAGTGGTGTTTTAAGTTCAAATTCAACATTACCCAGTGAGAAACGGCAAGTGCCGAGTGTTGAGGGAATATTAAATGGTTCATTTTGTTTAGGGGAGTGTTTTCCTGTTCCTATACCTGCCACTCCTGCACCTGTGATACCTGAGCGATTACCAAAAACAATCACAAACAGTCTAGGGATGGAATTAGTGCTGATACCCGCAGGGAGCTTTATGATGGGTTCTAATGAAGGGAAGGCTGATGAATATCCCATGCATGAAGTAAAGATAGACAAGCCGTTTTATATGGGGAAATATGAAGTAACGGTAGGAGAATTTAGAGCATTTATAGCAGAGAAAGGATATAAGACAGAAAATGATTGTTACAGTTGGATGAAGAGTTATTTGGAACAGGAAGGAGAATACAATTGGAAACAAGTGGGATTTAAGCAAGAAGAAAATCACCCTGTGGTATGTGTAAGCTGGAATGATGCGGTGGCTTATACCAAGTGGTTAAGTCAAAAAACGAAGAAGGTTTATAGATTACCAACGGAGGCGGAATGGGAATATGTAGCGAGAGGAGAGGGTTCGGGTAAGTGGCATTTTGGGAATGATGAAAGTCAACTTACATACTATGCGTGGTATGAAGATAATTCGGGTAAACAAACCCATGGAGTAGGGCAAAAACGCCCGAATGAATATGGACTATATGATATGTTGGGGAATGTATGGGAATGGACATGCTCGGATTATGGCGAGTATGAAGATAAAAATAAGTTAGAGTTAGCTTGCTCAAAAAATAAAAATGAAAACAAATCACTGCGTGGTGGTTCGTGGTATTTCAACTCTACTTTCACCCATTATGCTAACCGTTTTTATTACACACCTTTAGATAGGAACAACGATTTAGGTTTTCGTGTTGTTCGTCTATTCCCCTAA
- a CDS encoding DUF4384 domain-containing protein, with protein sequence MKEFSVWIPMVEQQQVELVEAIITAHEVEASIWLTTHPSTCNRKSEIGQLLIGVRAVEGGQQAHQSITPRFENRTVVTGNSWQLAIAIADKMVRLNAKAAYFIVATGAVDSHDLMVLEVGDFSKKLAFLADYAQKNKPRNPVFVYPTANKEDFTDSDKEALTTLKQKGWQIHGISNLSDVQFLWEQKKATTSSIGWQKQSLIVTSVLLLVSALLVWYKQCYFVNCSIPPPVPPSDSPFKPIPRVFNFNFTYRKSADEHTTEYTLNSGEILNESDEIKLHFFSLEQGYLYLYYLDSKGNLTEFFTKSEQFNLIESGKNLVLPAENHSFVVDDTHGTEKFYLIFSKQLDIDIYPLFQQSQLFVKQGRVKDGLLLQQQVISKLEKYNILTFYH encoded by the coding sequence ATGAAAGAATTTAGCGTATGGATTCCAATGGTTGAACAGCAACAAGTTGAATTAGTTGAGGCAATTATAACTGCTCATGAAGTAGAAGCTTCAATTTGGCTTACTACGCATCCGAGCACGTGTAATCGAAAATCTGAGATTGGACAATTGTTAATAGGCGTGCGTGCTGTTGAAGGTGGGCAACAAGCACATCAGTCTATTACTCCAAGGTTCGAAAACAGAACAGTCGTTACAGGCAATAGTTGGCAATTAGCCATTGCAATAGCCGATAAAATGGTACGTTTAAACGCTAAAGCAGCATATTTTATTGTCGCAACTGGTGCTGTAGATTCACATGATTTAATGGTATTAGAGGTGGGAGATTTTTCGAAAAAACTTGCTTTTTTAGCAGATTATGCACAAAAGAATAAGCCTAGAAATCCTGTATTTGTTTATCCTACTGCGAATAAAGAAGATTTTACTGACAGTGATAAAGAAGCACTCACAACGCTAAAACAGAAAGGTTGGCAAATTCACGGTATTTCTAACTTAAGTGATGTTCAATTTTTGTGGGAACAGAAAAAAGCTACCACAAGCTCAATAGGTTGGCAAAAACAATCTTTAATCGTTACTTCAGTGCTTTTATTAGTAAGTGCTTTATTGGTTTGGTATAAGCAATGCTATTTTGTTAATTGTTCTATTCCTCCACCTGTTCCTCCATCTGATTCTCCATTTAAGCCTATTCCACGGGTTTTCAATTTTAACTTTACATATCGTAAAAGTGCTGACGAACACACCACTGAATATACATTAAATTCAGGGGAAATTTTGAATGAAAGTGATGAGATTAAATTGCATTTCTTTTCATTAGAACAAGGTTATTTATATTTATACTATTTGGATAGTAAAGGAAATTTAACCGAATTTTTTACGAAGTCAGAACAGTTTAATTTAATAGAAAGTGGGAAAAATCTCGTTTTACCTGCTGAGAATCACTCTTTTGTTGTTGATGATACACATGGTACTGAAAAATTTTATTTAATTTTTTCTAAGCAGTTGGATATAGATATTTATCCACTTTTTCAACAATCGCAACTATTTGTAAAGCAAGGGAGGGTCAAAGACGGATTGTTGCTTCAACAGCAAGTTATTAGCAAGTTGGAAAAATACAATATTTTGACTTTTTATCATTGA